A part of Gramella sp. MAR_2010_147 genomic DNA contains:
- a CDS encoding DoxX family protein — MNNKQLAYFLARLTLGINFFIHGLVRLPKMESFANDVAKGFENTMLPEILVLPVAYAIPIVELVLGLFLILGLVTKKTLTGAAILIIFLIAGSAFKEDWGAVGTQMLYALYIFFLLFYQENERMAIYSENRKV, encoded by the coding sequence ATGAACAATAAACAGCTCGCTTATTTTCTTGCCAGGCTCACGCTGGGTATCAACTTTTTTATTCACGGTCTGGTAAGGTTACCTAAAATGGAATCTTTTGCCAATGATGTAGCAAAAGGATTTGAAAATACAATGCTTCCGGAGATTCTGGTATTACCAGTTGCTTATGCCATACCTATCGTGGAATTAGTTCTGGGACTTTTTTTAATCTTAGGATTAGTTACCAAAAAAACGTTAACGGGTGCAGCCATCCTTATCATCTTTTTGATTGCCGGAAGTGCTTTCAAAGAAGACTGGGGTGCAGTGGGAACACAAATGCTATATGCTTTATACATTTTCTTTCTGTTATTTTATCAGGAGAATGAGCGCATGGCTATTTATTCAGAAAATAGAAAAGTTTAG